The stretch of DNA GTATTGCAAGACAAGGGCGGTAATTCAGGTGGTCAGAAGGAGAGTAGTTCTGTGCAAAAGTGGGGCCGCCGGGATTCGAACCCGGGACCACCTGGGCCCAAGCCAGGCATCAGGAACCGCTACGGGTTATCCTACCAGGCTGGACTACGGCCCCCGGAGATCCCAGATGAACTTTTATCGCTGGCCAATGTTTATTTTTTTCGGGCGAGAGTGTGGAGGTTGTTGTAGGAACGTGCGGTTTCTCCGGAAAAGGAGGACGTAGAAACTACTACAACTCTTTTAGGGGTGTTGAGGTGCAGGAAACCTTCTACAGGCCAGTGCCGCTCGAAACCCTGCGCCGCTGGAGGAGTGAAGCACCAGAAGGTTTCGAGTTCACGCTTAAAGCTTTCCAGGGAATCACGCATCCAGCCAGCTCGCCGACCTGGAGAAGGGCGAAGGGCATCAAGCCGACGGAAAACCACGGCTTCTTTAGACCAACTAGGGAGGTTTTCGAAGGGTGGGAGTATACGAGAAGCGCGGCTCAAGCCCTGGACGCGAGCGTCGTCGTCTTCCAAACGCCCCCCAGCTTTGGTCCCACAGAAGAGAATGTGTCTAACGTGGACACATTTTTCTCGAAGATAGACAGAGGGTCATTGACTCTAGGATGGGAACCGCGTGGAGAATGGCTCAATCGTCCAGAGCTTCTAGAGGGGATTTTCAAAAAACACCATCTGATCCACGTTGTAGACCCGTTCAGGCGCATGCCCTTAGTCGAGTCTAAGGTGCAGTATTTCAGGTTGCACGGCATAGGAAGAGGAGAGGTAAACTACTCCTATAAGTACACCGAGGAAGACCTGCTCCGCCTGCTCTCCATTATAGAAAGCCTCAGCGCCTCAAAAGTATACGTCTTCTTCAACAATATTCAAATGTTCCAAGATGCGTTGCGCTTTAAAGAACTGCTTGAGAGGCGCTGATCACCTCTCGGCTTCTCGTAGAAACGTCAAGCCGACTCTGGACTCTAGGTGTGTCTTAAGCCGTGAAATGATGTCAACAGGTGTCGGGTCAACCCCCCGTAGGAGAGCGAGAGCTACAGAAGCTACATCGGCTTTGAAAACCAGTGAGAGAAGCTCGCCGGCTCTGCCTCCACCCTCCCCATAGAGGTTGTAGTAGGGAACGCCTTTGCTGCTTAGAAGCTCCTCCAAGAACTCAATCCTAGCCCGCATGTACTCCGGCTCCTCCCGCCCCCTCAAGAAAATTACCGAAAAGTTGGCCAGAGGGCCACTCCAGCCCATTATCTCGTTATGGTTACCCTCAGGGAGCTCGCCGAAGAATGCGTGAACCTTTGAGTTCTCATTTAACTGTGTCTTAAACCTGTAGGCTGGGGAAGTGTAGGGAGAGTACCCGTACACGAGTGGAACCAGACCCTTCGCGACGTCCTCATGGAGTAGCCTGGCTAATGCGGCCCCCTCACTGAAAGCCCCCTCAAGCCTGCTCTGGAGCTCTCGAGCCGCTTCTTCAAGCCAGCTAACTGCGTCGATACCGGTTACAAGGGATAAAACTGAGGTAAGGGCGGAGGTTATATGCGGGAAGGCGGCTCTGGGCGGGATGCCAGGAGGTAAGCGAAGAAGAGGTACTCCCTTCTTCTCCGAGATCTCGGCCATTTTGCCTCCGGACGTGACAGCTACAATCGGGATCCCCCTTTTGAGCCCCTCGGAATAGACTCTCAGGGTTTCCTCGGTGTTGCCAGAATAGCTGACCGTCACGAGAAGGTAGTTCTTGTCTATAAACTTCGGTAGCTTTGCGTCCCTATTCAAGACAAGAGGCTTATCGGTTTTATCCGCGATTAAGTCGTAGAGGAAAAGTCCGCTAATAAAGGAGCCACCCATGCCGCTGACAACCACCCCGCTAAGGCGTGAGAAGTCAAACCTGAGTAAACTCTCAGCTTCCTCCCTGTACCTACGTGTGCTCTCCAGGACGCTGTGAGGTGTATGGATAACGTGTAGGAGCATTCCCGAAGGGTCATGCTTTCTGGCCTCCGAAGAGATCAACGTATATGCCTTGTCTTCCAGCATTGTGATTAAGAGCGTTTATGGCGATTAAAATCCTTTTGAATAACCAAGAAGCTTAACGGCTTCATCAATGGTCAATTTCTGCTCCGTCCAGTTCTCAAGATCCCGGAGGGTCAGACTCCCCTCAGAGACTTCTCGTGCGCCGATGATCACGGCATACTTAGCTCCCTTTTTACCAGCTTTCTCGAGTGTTTTCGAAAGGGATCTACCAGTATACTCAACAGTCACACGTAGAGCCGTCTTCCAGCGCAGTGTCTCTGCCACTTTAATGGCGTATTTTAGCAATTCTTCATCGCTACCTACCGGCACCACCACGGCGTCAAACTCACTGAATGTGACATCAATCCTGCCTAGGGTTCGTAGCACTTCTATAAGCCTATCAACACCTATGGCCATACCCGTTGCCGGCAGACGCGGACCACCCAGAGAGCTTATCAGGTCATCGTACCGCCCGCCACCAGCAACGCTACCAACTTCTCCTCCCAGAGGCGTCTTGACCTCAAAAACAAGGCCCGTATAGTATCCCAAACCTCTGACTATTCCGAAGTCTACCCTTGCTCTCAGGTCGTAAGCGCTTTCAAGTAAATCCAAGGTTCGGGATAAGAATTTCAGCCCCTCGACCGCCTTTTGGGATCTAACCTCTATGTTGAGATCAGCACTTGACAGTTGCTCGAGCATTTTCTCGGCACTTGACCTCTCTGCTCCTAGCCTCGAAAGCTCATCTACAACATATTCTTTTCCTTTTTTATCAAGTTTATCAAGCGCACGTAAAGCCTCGTTGACTCGGTTTTCAGGCAATCCCGTTGACAGGATTAAATCCTCCACGACGCTTCGGTGGCTGATATGGATTTCAAATTCCTGAAGCCCCGCGCTCCTCAAAGCTCTGTGAGCGATTGCTATGACCTCCGCGTCGCCCATTGGGTCATCTATCCCTATAAGCTCAACGCCGGCCTGCCAAAACTCCCTGAGCCTCCCCTTCTGAGGTTCCTCATACCTCCAAACGGGCTGTATGTAGTAGAAGCGTATTGGTTTAGGCATGTCAAGGCGCGAGGCCACGATTCGAGCTATAGGTGTTGTCAGCTCAAATCTTAAACCTAAGTCTCTGCCAGCCTTGTCCTTAAAAGCGTATATCTGATCTACGACTTCCTCACCGGCCTTAGCTATGAGAACCTCGAGGTGCTCGAAGGCTGGGGTCTCGATCTCTCCGTAGCCGTAGAGCTCGAAAACTTTCCTGATGGACTCGCATACCTTCCTTTTAATGTATGACTCCTCGGGCAGCCTGTCCTTCGTGCCCCGCGGTGGCCTTAGAAGTGCCTCTCCGGTCA from Infirmifilum sp. NZ encodes:
- a CDS encoding DUF72 domain-containing protein, with the translated sequence MEVVVGTCGFSGKGGRRNYYNSFRGVEVQETFYRPVPLETLRRWRSEAPEGFEFTLKAFQGITHPASSPTWRRAKGIKPTENHGFFRPTREVFEGWEYTRSAAQALDASVVVFQTPPSFGPTEENVSNVDTFFSKIDRGSLTLGWEPRGEWLNRPELLEGIFKKHHLIHVVDPFRRMPLVESKVQYFRLHGIGRGEVNYSYKYTEEDLLRLLSIIESLSASKVYVFFNNIQMFQDALRFKELLERR
- a CDS encoding bifunctional phosphoglucose/phosphomannose isomerase, which codes for MLEDKAYTLISSEARKHDPSGMLLHVIHTPHSVLESTRRYREEAESLLRFDFSRLSGVVVSGMGGSFISGLFLYDLIADKTDKPLVLNRDAKLPKFIDKNYLLVTVSYSGNTEETLRVYSEGLKRGIPIVAVTSGGKMAEISEKKGVPLLRLPPGIPPRAAFPHITSALTSVLSLVTGIDAVSWLEEAARELQSRLEGAFSEGAALARLLHEDVAKGLVPLVYGYSPYTSPAYRFKTQLNENSKVHAFFGELPEGNHNEIMGWSGPLANFSVIFLRGREEPEYMRARIEFLEELLSSKGVPYYNLYGEGGGRAGELLSLVFKADVASVALALLRGVDPTPVDIISRLKTHLESRVGLTFLREAER
- the hisS gene encoding histidine--tRNA ligase — encoded protein: MTGEALLRPPRGTKDRLPEESYIKRKVCESIRKVFELYGYGEIETPAFEHLEVLIAKAGEEVVDQIYAFKDKAGRDLGLRFELTTPIARIVASRLDMPKPIRFYYIQPVWRYEEPQKGRLREFWQAGVELIGIDDPMGDAEVIAIAHRALRSAGLQEFEIHISHRSVVEDLILSTGLPENRVNEALRALDKLDKKGKEYVVDELSRLGAERSSAEKMLEQLSSADLNIEVRSQKAVEGLKFLSRTLDLLESAYDLRARVDFGIVRGLGYYTGLVFEVKTPLGGEVGSVAGGGRYDDLISSLGGPRLPATGMAIGVDRLIEVLRTLGRIDVTFSEFDAVVVPVGSDEELLKYAIKVAETLRWKTALRVTVEYTGRSLSKTLEKAGKKGAKYAVIIGAREVSEGSLTLRDLENWTEQKLTIDEAVKLLGYSKGF